Sequence from the Carassius auratus strain Wakin chromosome 32, ASM336829v1, whole genome shotgun sequence genome:
ttattaataattaataattattatattatgcagtcacacttgtagcaatatttgttagttctgtttgttgattcagggttagcatcatctggggtcctctgggggtcagcatcatctcttctcaggtgttctggatccagactggagcttgtgtaaatcctagttaccacgggatgtaaatcccgtggcgaaacatagaaacaaatagagacatcattagcatagctgctgatccaacaaagtaaaattaattagtttaacccaagctaaagaataagaatgcacatttgatcagatgcaactacactcacaatttaagagatacattatttgaaagcTTAGCGAAAgggatgcgtttttaatctagatttaaacagagagtgtgtctgaaccccgaacattatcaggaaggctattccagagtttgggagccaaatgtgaaaaagctctacctcctttaatgGACTTtgctaggaactaccaaaagtccagcgttttgtaaCCTTAAGGAGCATTGTGGCTGGTTAGGTACGTAACataggaaatatgattttcaaaagacaatttgctgtctaatataacacccagatttttgactgtagaggaagtaacggTACATCCGTCTatttgcagattgtaatctacaagattctgtgcaGTGTTTTTcagtccaataattaatatctctgtcttaatccgaatttaatttgagaaaattatttgtcatccaatcttttacatttttaaaatactctgttagcttagataatttaataagttttatttggtctcattgagatatatagctgagtatcatcagcataacagtggaagctaattccgtattttctaatgatattaccaaggggcaacatatgtattgaaaatagaaggggacctaggacggatccttgtggcactccatattttactgaagataaatgagatgactccccatttaagtaaacaaaatggtagcgatcggacaggtaggatctaaaccatcttagagcctgcccttgaatacctgtatagttttgtaatctatctattagtatgtcatgatctatggtgtcgaacgcaacactaagatcaagtaagactagaaatgagatgcagccttgatctgacgcaagaagcaggtcatttgtaattttaacaagttcTATTAAAGCTACTTTGCTGTTACTCTACTGATCTGTTTCTACTTATTTAGCCCTATGTTAATCAGCCGTCAGAATCCAGTATGTGCTTTTCATAAAACTAGTTAAAGAACATGACAGTTCTCAGTTCTTTTGCAACAAATatgtgaattaaaacaattcactTCAAATCAGAAAGTGAAGGCATCTCAAGAAATAGACATTAGATCCTTTTATTGCATTTAAGTCTGTCATCAAGGgatatatattgttaaaaatgtgatttcactttattttagctGGTTTATCATATTGAGGGGAGCACATGAGTAAAGCTGGAACTGCCTAATGAAGGTTTGCTAAATACAGGTCTTATaaagttccctttcagtctgtcACTCTCAACATCACATCGGATGACCAACGAATTGGGATATGACTTAGATATATCAATCTACTTCaggtgtaaactaaacgagccaatgcacatcaGCTGCTGTTGATCACAGCTTGAGTACACAGTAAGTAGGCAGTAGGTGCACTGCATAttcagcttttcgcttcacagcCGTTGGTTTTCCCATGTCAGTTGGGTTGTACGCAGCAGGCTGCACTATCCCCTGTGTGTTGCAGGCAGCCATCTCCCCGTGTGCTTCAGCACATTAAAGGattaatttctctaaaagagaatTCACgggtctttttaaagatgtggtTTTTTAACTATGCCTTTTTCTGTCACCAGTCAGACTGGTCTTATGGTGATGGTGTGGAATTCCCCTGCGAGGGGAACCCCTCTGTCCACCGTTGTTTCCAAACCAGTGGAGCTTTCAAGAGAGCATGCTGGACCCACCACGGGGTAACACCTTTATCTTCCGCAGCTCCCCCCGACGATACGATGTCGAGGGTGAGCCAGACTTCTCTGGCGAGGGAGAGCACTGCCTTTGCACCTTTCACTGCCAGCAACCACCCCAGTGGCCCATCCTCATTCAACACTCTCAATGGTGGTGCAGCGAGGGGGTAAATAGGAGTCCCCCAGGTGGAGCGGTCAGTTGCAATGCAATTGTGTCCAAATGCCACTACCacctcttttctcggtatggagtagGACTCAGTTGAACAGACAACACTCCTCATCCAGGAGCCTGACCCAAAACCTTCTCCCTGTGGTCAGACCTTGCGTTTCTCCATGCAGGAGTGACCAGGTCTCCAAGCATGCTGTGGTCTACACAGATGCCTCAACCACCGTACAATGGGCTTGCAGTTTCAGTGGTTTGGACGGGGCCCAGACTGCactggcacatcaactgccttgAGTTGCTGGAGGTGCACCTTGCCTTGATCTCAAAGGGCACTTATGAGGCAAGTATGTACTAGTCCACAAGGACAACACTGCAACCATTACTTATATTAACCGACGAGGTGGTCTGCACTCTCATCATATGTCGCAACTCGCCCAACACCTCCTCCTTTGaagtcagaagcatctgaggtcacTTCATCCTGTTCACATTCCTGGGCTTCTCAACCGGGCAGCCGACGAGCTGTCCAAAGCTGCACCCCCAGTAGATTGGAGACTCCATCaccagatggtccagctgatttggagatgtTTCGGAGCTGCTCAGGTAAACCTGTTTTCCTCTCCAGAAACCTCCCAATGCCAgttgcactggcacacagctggccgtgGGGCCTGCACAAGTatgtgtttcccccagtgagccttcatTTGGTTGGACTCCCAATTCGTTGGTCATCCAATGTGAAGTTGAGAGTGACTgtctgaaagggaacgtctcgtttatgtatggtaacccttgttccctgaaggaagGAATAGAGACGTCACGTCCCGTCGCCACAGCTCTTGTACCTGAATATACTCACGTTAAGATCAGTGGCAGCTTGATGCAATAACTGCAtgtcaatgtgcattggctcgtttagtttacacccaatttagattggtctatcgaagcgatatcccaatttGTCGGTTATCCAACATGACGTCtcagttccctccttcagggaaggagggttaccatatgtaacccGAGACATGTAATCTGTAGTTGCTTTAACTATCAGACCATCACTGGTTTTGTGATATTTGAATTTCAGCACGAATGTACATCTGTTATATCTACTTCTATTTCATAATGAATAAAATACGCTTGTTTCTTTATCTTCAGCAGACATCTTGGATAACTTAAATAGAATATTAAAGATATTGCATTGCTGATGTTGTGAGACAGCAATCATCCTCTCATAGTTCACTCTCAAGTTTGAAAGGATCATTTCTGAAGAGCCACTCATAAATGTGTTTACCAAATCAAAACATCAGAGTGCGCTTCATCAGACAAGCATGACAGCTTGGTCATCTTGAGGAGGTCAATCTGATATTCAGAGCATAATTTTTAGTGCAAGTCATCCAATAAAATCGTAAGCAAATTCTAGCATAAGTATGCACAATTCTCACAATTTATTAGTGATAAAACATGCATGCTTCAATGCTAGAGAAATCATATATGAGGTTTACCATTACCTAGTGATCAGTGATAGCACAGTAAAGTATGGTGATCTTACACCATTGTCTGACAATCTCTCTGAGCTCATTTATTAGAAATGAGTCATATGAGATTATGTTCAATGCAGCAAATGCACTTCTAGTATAATGTTTTTGCCTGctgtttcacattttcatttacgATGCACATTAAAATAAGATTGGACAATGGATAATGTGTTTATTGCTCAACAATGATGCCATTTCCTATTTGGATGTTGCACATAATGGTTCTCTTGGTGAAATCACTCCTCAAAAACATCTCAGTGAAGGAAATGTCTGTATCTGTGTTTTTCAGGAATGCCCCAGTGGTGTGGTCAATGAAGACACATTTAAGGAAATATACTCTCAGTTTTTCCCACAGGGAGGTGAGTATATTTAAAGTCATATATTTTCTACTACTATTTCCTTTACAGTTATACTGTAtagtgtgatttttttatttatttttttatttttttgcctgatCTTACCctttataatagtttttattggTTTAACCTTTTGTAGTTTGATTCAgtcttattaaataataaataatcaaaagttTAAATTATGGCACTAAAAGATTATAAgacgtttaaaaaaataacatttatgacAAAAAAGACGAAATTAGATATGTAGTCATAATTATGGcaatgattaaaatgtttttataatttaattcatttatataataaaacaatattataatttctcATATTTTTATATGAGTATTATCTCATTCTAATGTCTCAGTATCTCATATTTTTGACTTTCATATTGATGATCTACTAAAACGTGTTATTTTGCactggaaatgggcttccatagaaaTATGATTAgaacagtgaaaaaaataaaaagctataatGATGGcacaaaagtcaaaattatgagataccaaaatgtaactatatttgttgtttttgattgcttccattgtcctcatttgtgagtcgctttgtataaaagtatctgctaaatgactaaatgtaaaaatgactaaatgtaaatgtaactatgAAGgaattttacttttagtttataaTGTCCACTTCGTACATAAAAATTTTGACTTTTCATAATTATCTCAACATTTTAACTCTCATATTAAAcacagtaaaattaaataaattagtcaaaattatgagatatcatatttatgaaaataacttttttgtcatcattttgaCCTTctcataatataaattattaattaatacattataatatgatTAATGACttaatatctaatatttattaGAATTATGACCTACTGTcataatactgtgtgtgtgtgtgtgtgtgtgcgtgtctttAACCCAGAAACTTTATTACATCAAATAGAAATAACATATGAATTTATAGAACTAAATTTATAGGTTTCCACATAATTTCAAGagaccaacacaaacacacacctgatctGAATGGAGGTCTTCCAGTGGAAATGGCTGCTGTAGTGATTCTTTATTCTTTTGAGTCACATGATTTGTGCCACTGCAAAGTCAAAGGAGTAGTTTTAGAATTATGAGTTTGAGCTTCTCTACATCATTTGCCAGGGTTTGTGACAAATCTCTCATGTGGCCCTGCTCATTTCCAGcccattcacatacacacactgcttGCATTATTTATAGCCTAATGGATCATAGCTTGTGCAAGCTCATGCATCCCCTTTGTTGTTGAATATAATAAGCTATGAAATGATGTAATGACATTGCTGTGATTGAAGCTGAGcagtttcttgttttatttttcagacgCATCATCATATGCACATTTTCTATTTGATGCATTCGACACAGATCAAAATGGCTCTGTCAGTTTTGAGGTAAGTAATAATTACTAATGGAGCATTCTGAAGATGATCTTTCTTACACATACATGGCGTGGATGCTTGTGGATGTGCTAATTCTTTATAGGTTAAATGCATGCAGTTTCAGCCTCATCTCTACTGAAagactgaaataaatttaaaataaaatataaaataaattgaaataaaatgtaaaagtattttgtAGGACCAATGTAggaccatttaaaataaactgaaaaagtgTAAGGTATGACATGTATGACAAGTCATAAATGTGAGATACTCAGTAAAATTATAAAGTTATAGATAAATTCATAATGGACTTTTTATTGCATGATTTCAACTTTAattcattatttcatattaagtcataattatgagaaaaaaggTCATAATTGTGACACAAAAGTGAAACTTCTGGGATATGATGTCAAATTATGAGATACAGTAAAAGTTTgagataacaaaacaaaaacaaatcattgtcatgattttgaattatttactcaTGACTTTGACTCTTTATTGCCATAATTTTGACTTaccaaagctatttttttttcttttgtggcaGAAATAGGCTTccataaaattgtaaataaataaatagaaagaaagaaaaagaaagaaagaaagaaagaaaaagaaaaactcatgtCTATGGCATTAAccataaacacataaatacatcTCGAGACATTATGGGGATATAAatgcatttctatttttatttatttatttattgagttgAACACTGTTGAATAAATGTCTTGACTGACAATTCACAATTGTGTCTTGCAGAGACATTAGGAAATATTTTAACCACCAATGAACCGTCAATTTGCACACAACAAGGATTTCATTCTTCGGAAATAAACAAACATTGCTGGTTCCCAGCGATACAGtaattaaactaaatgagaatatccttgtcttgtttttaataacaaagttTGGCTTGTCCTGTCGCCATTTAGCTCCTGCTACAGCTTATTTTGTCATAACTGGTAATTAAAAACCTTGAGTGCTCATGCGAACAGTTCAGCCTGAAAGAATTCCTCTCATCATTTTGTGTGGAAAAATTGCATGTATTTCCATTCACATGATCTTTGCATGTATACTGAATTAGTGAGACCATAATGCACCCATTAAAATACAATGAGGTATCATATCATCTTGTGAAATTAAGTGGTTTGTTTAGCAGAATAATCATGAATTAAGTTTTATGTGTAAATTACACATTTATCTTGTTATGCAACAGACTGATTTCTCAATGTCTTTCATTGCATTACAGGATTTTGTGATGGGTCTTTCCATTCTCTTACGAGGCACCATTCATGAGAAGCTTAACTGGGCATTTAACCTGTATGATATTAATAAAGATGGATATATAACAAAAGAGGTAATACTTTATAACAATGAACACTGTATCTCATAAATTCATTTAGTTGGTGtcatgaactaaaaatgaacaattaacttttattattcTAGTTTAGTGTTAATTTCCACATAAGTTGGTACAGTTTTAAACTTCTAAAGTTAATCATTTACAATTATATAGTAGTAAATTAACAGTCAAAATATGAGAAGTGaaaattgacaaaaatatttaaattatgagatactaagtaaTGACTATGGGATAAGTGAAAATTACcataattatgacaaaacttagattttctgtcataatttcaatttttatatcattattatggCTTGATTATGACTTAAATGACAAAAAGTACAAGTATGAGATAGTATGAGATACTAAGTAACAATAAGTCAAGGTATACAATCAAagcataatattaatataatataagcgATAAGTCTAATTTATGTCTTAATTGCAACTTTTGTTTACTTTATACATCAAATTATTTCAACTTCTCAAGTTAACAATagacaatagtaataaatgaacaCTATATTAAGAAATACTGAAACCATGTTTTTCATTGTCAGTTAAtgacaccaaatgcattaatgaatgcTAACAATttaaaccttactgtaaagtcgtaccagaaaaataactttaatgacAAGTGATTAGATAAAACACTAATAAACAACATGACTGTCTGTTGTGTGGGTTTCACAGGAAATGTTAGATATCATAAAGTCCATCTATGACATGATGGGGAAATGCACATATCCCATGCTTAGAGAGGAAACGCCACGACAGCATGTGGAGATATTTTTCCAGGTGAGATTGACTCTCTAATTGCATCTAATTGATTCTGTAAggattgttttttatgtttgtttgttatttctttttttcaaatagaCAATATTTACTAGATATGAAATTGGTAAAGCAATCTGTATCATGTTATTTAATACCAGGAACCTACAAATGTAGTTTCTACTAATGTTATTATAGAGACTGTCTAGATGTAATTATAAAGGTCTGAAGTTAAATAAATAGAGCAACCTTAAATTAACACAATGACTGTTTGACCCTTTTTGTGTCTAGACGAAGTCATACTAAGTTATGGGATTaaaattattgtacattttagTCAAATGAGTTGTAAATTAGATGATATGgcctaattatgagataaaagtccaaattatgagatactaatgATGACAAATCTTTTAACTTTTTGTCATcattctgactttattttataGCTCATTATGACTTAGCTTCTCGTCATTTTGACTTTTACCTCATATTTATGacttttatatcataattatcatttactaaagcatttttttttacctattatgTGGCGGAAAAGTGAATATGTCATGTTATTTATCACCATGATCCTTGTTTCTGCTCGTGTTATCATAGAAATTGTGTAGATGTAATCTGAGTCAAGAAAAATGGCTAAAGCTAAATGAATAGAGCAACCTTAAATGAACACAATGACCATTTGACCTTTAACCAAATAGTGGACAAACCAAACCAAGTCACAAATATgagaaaaagtatttaaaaatcatCATAAATTTTATTAACGGGATGTTAAggcataattatgagataaaagtcttAATAATGAGACATTAAGTCATTATGACATAAAAATTGTGACTTTTCTGATTTCTCAACATTTCATAATTCTCATAAAGACCTCTCATTTATGACTTTTAATGTCATACTTATCATTtactaaattattgttttatccCCCTGATGGAAATGGACTTCCTTTAAAATGGTGATTAAATATGGTGAGAAAAAGAAATGATTGCCAGACACAGCACTTTGGTTCATTGGTAAAGCAATGATCAAGTTTCTTCTGATGCAATCATAGAGATTGTCTAAATGAAATTCTAAGCAAGGAAAATGGCTAAAGCTAAACGAATAGAGCAAACATAAATGAACACACTGACCTTTTGACCCTTTTCGTGTCTTGACAGAAAATGGACAAAAACAGGGATGGAGTGGTCACTATAGATGAATTTATAGACTGCTGTCAAAAGGTAAGTCTATTTTTGTTCTTGATGTGGTGTTCTGCATGAATGTCTTTCCTGAAAACATTTACGATATGTTTTTCTTGAGTAGAGCTCCTTACATAATGTTCAGTATTGTCCTGAAGCCAGTCCATTAGTCTCCACAGGTGAGCTGTTTTTAAAGTGTTCACCTGTGTCCGTTTGTTCCCTACAGGACGAGAACATCATGAAATCAATGCAGCTTTTTGAGAACGTCATTTAACATCTGAATGGACTCTGTTAGCTGGCCAGCTCACTTATCCACCTTTATACTCCACAAACCCGACGTCCTCAATGATACACATCTGATTACTAGCAGTGCTTTACCCGTAAACCAAAATTAATAGCATTTTTAATatcaaagaaaaattatttttaaatttttttcacttatacttttatttaatatagacaaatattctgttaataatcttttttttttctctgatgttttgaaaaaagttttgaaactagAAACCATAGTACATATTAAAGTAacatttcatacatttatattatatacaaacagaatacatttctgtgtacatttttcacaaatccAATTTTGAATTGCAACAATTTACGAGGAATATTTGAGATACAGTTTAACTTAACTCAGTAgctaaagaaacagttcacccaaaagtaaaTATCTAACAtccaataaaaaaattgttttgtttgtttgtttgttttgttttcttaatgagaacagatttggaaaaatgtgcattacatcacttgctcaccaatggatcctctgcagtattGCTAATTTTGTCAGCCATTTCTAATTTAGTCTTAGTCCTTGTGTCAAATGTCCTTTATAGTTGTTATCCTATTTAGTTAGCtgtttcctgtttttgtttagtcaagtTTCAGTCGACTAAATATCTGAGAATTTTAGTAGTTTTtagtcaattaattttttttggcaCACTATAAGagttaaactgtttaaaaaaaattgctcaaaattataATCGAAATTGTTGTCATTGGAGtgataaatttttacatttcaggTATTGCACTATCACCATTAAGCacaaatatggatttttttccaCATAAGCGGACTTATCGCTCACATAATGTACCATCTAAAATAACgggaaaaatatagattttatgaCATAatatgtcgttataacgagaaaaatatgtagtttaatgagaaaacatctcCTAATTACGAGAAAAGATGTCGTTTTAACGAGAAAACATCTCGTAATTACGAGAAAATATGTCGTTTTAACGAGAAAACATCTCGTAATTACGGGAAAAGATGTAATTTTAACGAGAAAAACAGTCTAATGTGTCTGCCAATTcaatttttatgaaacttttaattttctttactaCATTGCAAAACATAGactttttctcccttttttttcaggaaaatatGCTGCTCCTCGTTATTTGAAAGTGGAGAAAtctataaacttttatttctatcGGCCAGTGATGATTCTGAAAGGACATAGGCTACCTGTAAACCATTGCTATAGTTacgaacacaatttcatgataatTGTGCTCTTATTTTAGTGCAGTCTCACAGCCACTGTCAAATATTGAGATAAACTTTATAAAGTAtcatctatttatattaaattggtaTCTTCTCCGATATCCATTTTGTGACCATTGAGCCGATTCTTTTCAATCAGCTAGAATGATTCAGGACATTCgtttaatgtggcttaatgcattaaaacagtttttttaaaagacctaactcagtaaa
This genomic interval carries:
- the LOC113052401 gene encoding Kv channel-interacting protein 4-like translates to MSRVSQTSLARESTAFAPFTASNHPSGPSSFNTLNGGVTRSPSMLWSTQMPQPPYNGLAVSVVWTGPRLHWHINCLELLEVHLALISKGTYEKPPNASCTGTQLAVGPAQECPSGVVNEDTFKEIYSQFFPQGDASSYAHFLFDAFDTDQNGSVSFEDFVMGLSILLRGTIHEKLNWAFNLYDINKDGYITKEEMLDIIKSIYDMMGKCTYPMLREETPRQHVEIFFQKMDKNRDGVVTIDEFIDCCQKDENIMKSMQLFENVI